One genomic window of Evansella cellulosilytica DSM 2522 includes the following:
- a CDS encoding serine hydrolase domain-containing protein, producing MLKSSKGKTIVFLLMISLVGAIVYQFLTRPNYIAVSNWEVHESIDEVGWSAEKLNRAREYFDSLDSTAAMAIYDGKILFSWGDVTKNTNAHSVRKSFLSSLYGIQVEEDLINLQHTLDELNISDEPPLAENEKLATIEHLLTSSSGVFHKAGEESWSMRRNRPSRGSHEPGTHFYYNNWDFNVLGTIYNDETDSDLFHHFQNKIAEPIGMEDFSLYETEYKNEESRSIHPSYLFQISARDMARFGLLYLQEGYWGEDQIIPQNWVKESTSVQMEVPNNEVYDYGYMWWVATDGPFKELGLYSAVGRYGQSIDIVPEENLVFVHRVDSNRRTLSFLQGNVSQKERLHLLSLILAAKE from the coding sequence GTGTTGAAAAGCAGCAAGGGGAAGACAATTGTATTTTTATTAATGATAAGTTTGGTAGGAGCTATCGTTTATCAGTTCTTAACTAGACCAAATTATATAGCTGTATCGAATTGGGAGGTTCATGAATCTATAGATGAGGTTGGCTGGTCAGCAGAAAAACTAAATCGTGCAAGAGAATATTTTGATTCACTCGATTCCACAGCTGCAATGGCAATCTATGATGGCAAAATACTTTTCTCCTGGGGAGATGTAACCAAAAATACTAATGCACATTCTGTAAGGAAAAGTTTCTTAAGTAGCTTATACGGTATTCAAGTAGAAGAGGACTTAATAAATCTCCAACATACTTTAGACGAGCTCAACATTTCTGATGAGCCACCGTTAGCCGAGAACGAAAAATTAGCTACTATTGAGCATTTATTAACATCAAGTTCAGGTGTTTTTCATAAAGCCGGTGAGGAGTCTTGGTCAATGAGGCGTAATCGTCCAAGCAGAGGCAGTCATGAGCCTGGCACACATTTTTATTATAATAATTGGGATTTTAACGTTTTAGGTACGATTTATAATGATGAAACAGATTCTGATCTGTTTCATCATTTTCAAAATAAAATTGCAGAACCTATAGGAATGGAGGACTTTTCTTTATACGAAACAGAATATAAAAATGAGGAAAGTAGATCTATACATCCCTCGTATTTATTTCAAATCTCTGCTCGTGATATGGCGAGATTCGGTTTGCTATATTTACAAGAAGGGTATTGGGGCGAAGATCAAATAATCCCGCAAAATTGGGTAAAAGAAAGTACGAGCGTGCAAATGGAAGTACCGAATAATGAGGTTTATGATTATGGCTATATGTGGTGGGTAGCAACAGATGGTCCATTTAAAGAGTTGGGACTATATTCAGCTGTTGGTCGATATGGACAATCTATTGATATCGTCCCAGAAGAAAATCTAGTTTTTGTCCATCGTGTTGATTCTAATCGAAGGACGTTAAGCTTTCTACAAGGAAATGTAAGTCAAAAAGAGCGTCTTCATTTACTAAGCCTAATACTAGCTGCTAAAGAATAA
- a CDS encoding acyltransferase family protein, protein MKKQMMVNEIFFLRSVACLSIVFIHAIAITLQSNHYSVSSFSYRFYDSMNILLYFGTPMFIFISIFLLSFSYRNKEMPKNFLNKRLKLIYVPFIIMAFFYSIPYMSSFSDWGVKFVANAVIGDFHGYFVLIIFQFYVIYLLVHKQLKKMSPFKVISFAFLVNIAYLSFFNYTEPLSFPFAEYIWERFYWVPFVGWIFYFAVGYYSGLYFEKVVSYVKKYKNIVLFGPLLSSFILLYLYHNEILVIHSSKRIDILLHTTIVAMFLFLIATKIKNNIPSFLLTISKYSFGIYLLHFFYILALQYVLNLISVSLPISISIFALFSASIFLSIATIQFLNQWNFGQYIVGKVGVGLKNNNLDNKSKKYREEHLKYSS, encoded by the coding sequence ATGAAAAAACAAATGATGGTTAATGAAATATTCTTTTTACGAAGTGTAGCTTGTTTAAGTATTGTCTTCATTCATGCGATTGCAATCACATTGCAATCAAATCACTATTCAGTTAGTAGCTTTAGTTATAGATTCTATGATTCAATGAATATACTTTTATATTTTGGTACACCAATGTTTATTTTTATATCAATCTTTCTGCTTTCCTTTTCTTATAGAAATAAGGAAATGCCGAAAAACTTCCTAAATAAAAGATTAAAGCTAATATACGTCCCTTTTATTATCATGGCTTTTTTCTACTCCATCCCTTATATGAGTTCCTTTAGTGATTGGGGAGTGAAGTTTGTAGCCAACGCGGTGATCGGTGATTTTCATGGTTACTTTGTGTTAATCATTTTTCAATTTTATGTTATTTATCTTCTCGTGCATAAACAATTAAAAAAAATGTCACCATTTAAAGTCATAAGCTTTGCTTTCCTAGTAAACATTGCTTATTTAAGTTTTTTTAACTATACCGAACCATTAAGCTTTCCTTTTGCAGAGTATATTTGGGAGAGGTTTTATTGGGTCCCTTTTGTTGGTTGGATTTTTTATTTTGCAGTAGGTTATTACAGTGGCCTTTACTTTGAAAAAGTAGTGAGTTATGTAAAGAAATATAAAAATATCGTTCTTTTTGGACCATTGCTCTCGAGTTTTATCTTACTATATCTTTATCATAATGAAATACTCGTCATTCATAGCTCTAAAAGAATCGATATACTATTACACACAACCATTGTAGCAATGTTCTTATTTCTAATTGCAACGAAAATAAAAAATAACATCCCTTCATTTTTACTTACAATAAGTAAGTATTCTTTCGGTATTTACTTGCTCCACTTCTTTTATATTTTAGCATTACAATATGTATTGAATTTGATTAGCGTTTCCTTACCTATTTCTATATCTATCTTTGCTTTATTCTCTGCCAGCATATTTTTATCTATTGCCACAATCCAATTCTTAAATCAATGGAATTTTGGTCAATATATTGTTGGAAAAGTTGGAGTTGGTCTAAAAAACAACAATCTTGACAATAAATCGAAGAAATATCGGGAAGAACATTTAAAATACTCTTCTTAA
- a CDS encoding sensor histidine kinase, which translates to MKWINQSLFRRLLISYLFIFILGFGIIGIVISTSSKDYLTDQKRQEMLQQAGSINGAIYHSEVVTPEVLLTIEQLGEFSNSNIWLFDDSGQIVATSSRQDIFVGEPISDDLLKEIMDGQNRIQVMDIEGEERPMLSVIVPWGSNEQIHGGIILHSPIAGINSTIRNIREIVQWAIIGGLIIVTILVSYLSWSISKPLKKVEEATNEIALGNYSKRVEHDNQFSDEISELIKSFNRMAEKLNTIENERGTLEKRRNDFIANISHELRTPLTAMKGFLEALQDGLVKDTESQQKYYAIMYRETEYLNHLVNDLMDLIKLERQDISLDLYCVHLQEIIRKVALNLQPSIESRNNDIIIDAPDNIPPVIGDSIRLEQIFKNIIHNANKFTENGSITIKLEEHCKDNVCVKISDNGIGIPSYDVKRIWERFFKVDRVRQKKERGTGLGLAIVKELVQLHHGEITVESELGVGTTFTIFFPTQRKKGYE; encoded by the coding sequence ATGAAATGGATTAACCAAAGCTTATTTCGTAGGTTACTAATTAGTTATTTATTTATTTTCATCCTAGGCTTCGGAATCATTGGAATAGTTATCTCTACTTCTTCTAAAGATTACTTAACTGATCAGAAACGTCAAGAAATGCTTCAACAAGCTGGTAGTATTAATGGTGCTATTTATCATAGTGAAGTAGTTACCCCAGAGGTATTATTAACCATTGAACAATTAGGGGAATTTTCTAATTCAAATATATGGCTTTTTGACGATTCCGGACAAATTGTTGCTACTTCTTCAAGGCAAGATATTTTTGTTGGTGAGCCAATCAGTGATGACTTGTTAAAAGAAATAATGGATGGACAAAATCGAATACAAGTGATGGATATAGAAGGTGAAGAACGACCCATGCTTTCTGTTATAGTTCCATGGGGCTCAAATGAGCAGATTCACGGGGGAATTATACTACACTCCCCTATCGCTGGTATCAATTCGACCATTAGAAATATTCGTGAAATTGTTCAATGGGCAATTATTGGTGGCCTTATCATTGTTACTATATTAGTTTCTTATCTTTCATGGAGTATATCAAAACCTTTAAAAAAAGTGGAAGAAGCAACAAATGAAATTGCATTGGGAAATTATAGTAAACGAGTGGAGCATGATAATCAATTCTCTGATGAAATTAGCGAACTAATAAAGTCCTTTAACAGAATGGCAGAAAAACTAAACACGATTGAAAATGAACGCGGTACGCTTGAAAAGCGCAGGAACGACTTTATTGCTAACATTTCACATGAATTAAGAACACCACTAACCGCTATGAAAGGTTTTTTAGAAGCACTTCAGGACGGTCTAGTGAAAGATACCGAATCACAACAGAAATATTATGCCATTATGTATAGAGAGACTGAGTATTTGAATCATTTAGTGAACGACTTAATGGATTTAATTAAACTGGAACGACAAGATATATCTTTAGATTTGTATTGTGTACATCTACAGGAAATTATTCGAAAAGTCGCATTAAACTTACAACCCTCTATTGAGAGTAGAAATAATGATATTATTATCGACGCACCAGATAACATTCCACCAGTCATTGGCGATTCGATCAGGTTAGAACAAATTTTTAAAAACATTATACATAATGCAAATAAATTTACAGAAAATGGATCCATCACTATTAAACTCGAAGAACATTGTAAAGATAATGTATGCGTGAAGATTTCTGATAATGGTATCGGTATTCCGTCCTACGATGTAAAGAGAATTTGGGAGAGATTCTTTAAAGTAGACCGGGTAAGACAAAAAAAGGAGCGAGGAACAGGCTTAGGGCTTGCTATAGTGAAAGAGCTTGTTCAATTGCATCATGGTGAAATTACCGTAGAAAGTGAATTAGGTGTTGGAACAACGTTTACTATTTTTTTCCCAACTCAACGAAAAAAAGGTTATGAATAA
- a CDS encoding response regulator transcription factor gives MSNIKVLVADDDPNVCEIISLYLKQNQYDVVEANNGKEAISLFESSKPDIILLDIMMPDIDGYEVCKEIRKKANVPIIMLTAKDEELDRVLGLEIGADDYVTKPFSPREVVARIKAIFRRMPALTNNTNTNENKDFTFSSFSILVDQREVIAHGEKLFFRPKEFDLLLYLVQNPQIVFTREQLLQKVWGFDFAGDVRTVDVHIKRIRDEFAKHQILCIHTVWGVGYQFHINKKE, from the coding sequence ATGAGCAATATAAAAGTGCTTGTCGCTGATGACGACCCTAACGTATGTGAAATCATTAGCCTATATTTAAAACAAAACCAATATGATGTCGTAGAAGCTAATAATGGTAAAGAGGCAATATCTTTATTTGAATCCTCGAAACCAGATATTATTTTATTAGATATTATGATGCCCGATATAGACGGTTATGAAGTATGTAAAGAAATACGTAAAAAAGCCAATGTCCCGATTATTATGTTAACCGCAAAAGACGAGGAGCTAGACCGTGTATTAGGCCTTGAGATTGGGGCTGATGATTACGTAACGAAACCATTTAGTCCACGAGAGGTAGTAGCTAGAATTAAAGCGATTTTTAGACGAATGCCAGCCCTCACTAATAACACTAATACAAATGAAAACAAAGACTTCACCTTCTCTTCATTTTCTATTTTAGTTGATCAAAGAGAAGTTATCGCCCATGGAGAAAAGTTGTTTTTTCGTCCGAAAGAATTTGATTTACTTCTTTACTTAGTACAAAATCCTCAAATTGTATTTACACGAGAACAATTACTACAAAAAGTGTGGGGATTTGACTTTGCTGGTGATGTAAGGACAGTAGATGTCCATATCAAACGAATACGTGATGAATTCGCAAAGCATCAAATTCTGTGTATTCATACTGTTTGGGGAGTGGGTTACCAATTTCATATTAATAAAAAGGAGTGA
- a CDS encoding glutamate-5-semialdehyde dehydrogenase produces MDELIQKASLLKGVTGEMAAASTDDKNSALLLIASELEHCMIEILQENRKDVQLGKEKGFTSALIDRLTLTEDRIKEMANALRSLIELKDPIGITLEEIERPNGLVIKKKRVPIGVIGMIYEARPNVTVDAASLCLKTGNTVLFRGSSSAAYSNKALVKVIHQALEKSALPKDCIQLLEDTSRANAEKMFALNEYLDVLIPRGGASLIQTVVEKASIPVLETGVGNCHVFVDESADEEMATNIVINAKTQRPSVCNAAETLLVHRSWAKKYFNQLVDKLVENNVTLKGDVETSKYDSRIDIGEESDWTDEFLDLTLAVKVVDSIDDAITHIANYGTKHSEAIITQSNENVEKFFTFVDAAAVYHNASTRFTDGAEFGFGAEIGISTQKLHARGPMGLEAITSYKYVIYGTGQIKE; encoded by the coding sequence ATGGATGAATTAATCCAAAAGGCTTCATTATTAAAAGGTGTCACAGGTGAAATGGCAGCAGCAAGTACAGATGATAAAAATAGTGCACTACTCTTGATTGCTTCCGAATTAGAACATTGTATGATTGAAATTTTGCAAGAAAATCGCAAGGACGTACAATTAGGTAAAGAAAAAGGTTTTACTAGTGCATTAATCGATCGATTAACGTTAACAGAAGATAGAATTAAAGAGATGGCAAATGCGCTACGCTCCTTAATCGAACTTAAAGACCCTATTGGAATTACACTGGAAGAAATTGAACGACCAAATGGTTTGGTAATTAAAAAGAAACGAGTTCCAATCGGTGTTATCGGAATGATTTATGAGGCGAGACCTAATGTGACCGTTGATGCAGCTAGTTTATGTTTAAAAACAGGAAATACTGTTTTATTTCGAGGAAGCTCATCAGCAGCCTACTCTAACAAAGCATTAGTGAAGGTTATTCATCAAGCTTTAGAAAAGTCTGCCTTACCAAAAGATTGTATACAATTGTTAGAAGATACAAGTCGAGCAAATGCAGAAAAAATGTTCGCGTTAAATGAATATTTAGATGTACTCATCCCTCGAGGAGGCGCATCATTAATTCAAACAGTTGTAGAAAAGGCATCAATACCAGTACTTGAAACAGGTGTTGGAAATTGTCATGTATTTGTAGATGAGTCCGCTGACGAAGAAATGGCAACAAATATCGTGATTAACGCAAAAACACAACGCCCTTCCGTATGTAATGCGGCAGAAACATTGCTTGTTCATCGCAGTTGGGCAAAAAAATACTTTAATCAACTAGTTGATAAGCTAGTAGAAAATAATGTTACTTTAAAAGGTGATGTAGAGACTTCTAAATATGATAGTCGTATCGACATCGGTGAGGAGTCAGATTGGACGGATGAATTTTTAGATTTAACACTCGCTGTTAAGGTCGTTGACTCAATTGATGATGCTATAACCCATATAGCCAACTACGGCACGAAGCATTCAGAAGCGATCATTACACAATCTAATGAAAATGTTGAAAAGTTTTTTACTTTCGTAGATGCCGCCGCAGTATACCATAATGCATCGACACGATTTACCGATGGTGCGGAGTTTGGTTTTGGAGCAGAAATTGGCATTAGTACACAAAAATTACATGCAAGAGGACCAATGGGACTTGAGGCAATAACATCTTATAAATATGTTATTTACGGTACAGGACAAATAAAAGAATAA
- the proB gene encoding glutamate 5-kinase produces MSKKRIVVKIGSSSLTKNNGELHIGKLTEHTEAIVELKKKGHDIILISSGAVAAGFKKLGYPTRPVKIAGKQAAAAVGQGLLIQGYTEAFQKHSIAVAQLLLTRNDFVNQEQYKNAYATLTELLKRDVVPIINENDSTSIEELTFGDNDMLSALVSGLIHADHLIILTDINGLYDEDPRKNKDAKKYHFLPEITGNLLIEAKENGSKLGTGGMKSKINAAKTAFSLGVNNIFIGSGYGATKLHDILLGKGDGTYIGKSERKVLNNKKQWIAFHSSSSGKIVIDTGAVQALLNKGRSLLPVGITEVYGSFQEGAVVEIINEKGKIIGKGQVNYSSDELLEIKGKDSCDAKKFTNKATVEAIHRDHLLIL; encoded by the coding sequence ATGAGTAAAAAACGAATCGTTGTAAAAATAGGAAGTAGCTCGCTAACGAAGAATAATGGAGAATTGCATATCGGAAAACTAACCGAGCATACTGAAGCAATTGTGGAATTGAAGAAAAAGGGCCACGATATAATTTTGATTTCTTCTGGAGCAGTGGCTGCCGGATTCAAAAAACTTGGTTATCCAACTAGACCGGTTAAGATTGCAGGCAAGCAGGCAGCAGCAGCGGTTGGCCAAGGTCTTCTCATTCAAGGCTATACTGAAGCATTCCAAAAGCATAGCATTGCAGTTGCCCAATTATTACTCACAAGAAATGATTTCGTTAATCAAGAACAATATAAGAATGCTTATGCTACATTGACTGAACTACTTAAACGGGATGTTGTCCCAATAATCAATGAAAATGATTCTACTTCCATAGAAGAATTAACATTTGGAGATAATGATATGCTTTCCGCACTAGTAAGTGGTCTTATCCATGCAGATCACCTTATCATTCTTACTGATATAAACGGACTTTACGATGAAGATCCTCGTAAAAATAAAGATGCAAAAAAATACCATTTTTTACCTGAAATAACGGGCAATCTATTAATTGAAGCGAAAGAGAACGGTTCTAAGTTAGGTACTGGTGGAATGAAGTCAAAAATTAATGCTGCTAAAACTGCTTTTTCTTTAGGTGTAAATAATATTTTTATTGGTTCAGGATATGGGGCCACTAAGCTTCACGATATTTTACTAGGTAAAGGTGATGGAACTTATATTGGGAAAAGTGAACGAAAGGTGTTGAATAATAAGAAGCAGTGGATAGCATTCCACTCCTCCTCTTCTGGAAAAATTGTTATCGACACCGGTGCCGTTCAGGCACTTTTAAATAAAGGGAGAAGCCTACTTCCTGTCGGTATAACAGAAGTTTACGGAAGCTTTCAAGAAGGTGCCGTAGTAGAAATAATAAACGAAAAAGGGAAAATAATCGGAAAAGGTCAAGTAAATTATTCTTCGGACGAATTGCTAGAAATTAAAGGTAAAGATAGCTGCGATGCGAAAAAGTTTACTAATAAAGCAACAGTAGAAGCGATCCATAGAGATCATTTATTAATACTATAA
- the ade gene encoding adenine deaminase: protein MKVKKDVLKKRLAVAARKTPADKVFKNGQIIDVFNGTLMTGDVAIVDDTIVGIGDFEGHIEIDATNKYISPGFIDSHVHIESSMVTPSQFARVVLPHGVTTVIADPHEIANVSGTIGIEFMLDDSEGIPLHVFLMLPSCVPATPFENSGANLQAKDLAQFYTHPRVLGLGEVMDYPSVHHNDDVMIEKIFGAQVNGKIIDGHAAGLNNNAINVYRTAGIRTDHEAVTKEEAEERLKRGMYLLIREGSVAKDLTQLLKVVTNSNSRRCAFCTDDKHIDDLIQEGSVDHNVRLAIQKGISPITAIQMATINAAECYKLDNKGAIAPGFDADIILLDSLQDIAIDEVYSSGQLVAKKGRFLIKEEIGIKPGEDIISSVHATEITEKDITLSINEKQLANVISIIPNSLITKHIVKEVKGREGAFVSDIENDLLKLAVIERHHYTGNVGLGIVHGLKLKRGAIATTIAHDSHNMIVTGTSDKDMLFAIKSVEEIGGGLVVVSEEKVIASLPLHIAGLITDDDYEIVYKKLNHINDALSDIGISQDFNPFLTLSFLALPVIPALKLTDIGLFNVDQFKHINLFET, encoded by the coding sequence TTGAAGGTGAAAAAAGATGTATTAAAGAAAAGACTTGCTGTAGCTGCAAGAAAAACCCCCGCAGACAAAGTATTTAAAAATGGTCAAATTATTGATGTATTTAACGGTACTTTAATGACAGGTGATGTTGCAATCGTAGATGACACTATTGTTGGAATTGGAGATTTTGAAGGGCATATAGAGATAGATGCAACAAATAAATACATTAGTCCAGGATTTATAGATAGTCATGTACATATCGAGTCTTCCATGGTAACTCCATCACAATTTGCTAGAGTCGTTCTTCCTCATGGTGTCACAACAGTTATAGCCGACCCACATGAAATTGCCAATGTTTCTGGTACAATAGGAATTGAATTTATGTTAGATGATTCTGAAGGAATTCCCTTACATGTATTTTTAATGTTACCTTCATGTGTTCCTGCGACTCCTTTCGAAAATTCCGGTGCAAATTTACAAGCGAAAGATTTAGCGCAGTTTTATACTCATCCAAGAGTATTAGGGTTAGGCGAAGTAATGGATTACCCTTCTGTACATCATAATGACGATGTCATGATTGAAAAAATATTCGGTGCACAAGTTAATGGAAAAATCATTGATGGGCACGCTGCTGGTCTTAATAATAATGCGATTAACGTATATCGAACTGCAGGTATAAGGACAGACCACGAAGCAGTAACTAAAGAGGAGGCCGAGGAACGATTAAAGCGAGGAATGTACTTGCTTATTCGGGAAGGATCAGTGGCGAAAGACTTAACGCAGCTCTTAAAAGTAGTAACAAACAGTAATAGTAGAAGGTGTGCGTTTTGTACAGATGATAAGCATATAGATGACCTTATCCAAGAAGGGAGTGTAGACCATAATGTTCGGTTAGCTATTCAGAAAGGGATATCTCCTATTACAGCTATACAGATGGCTACAATTAATGCTGCCGAATGTTACAAGCTAGACAATAAAGGTGCTATTGCCCCTGGGTTTGATGCCGACATTATACTATTAGACAGTTTACAAGACATCGCTATAGATGAAGTATATTCTAGTGGACAACTAGTAGCAAAAAAAGGACGTTTTCTTATAAAAGAAGAAATAGGTATTAAACCGGGGGAAGACATCATAAGTAGTGTTCATGCTACTGAAATTACTGAAAAGGATATTACGTTAAGCATAAATGAAAAACAGTTAGCCAACGTCATTAGTATCATTCCAAATAGTTTAATCACAAAGCACATTGTTAAAGAAGTAAAAGGAAGAGAAGGAGCTTTTGTATCGGATATAGAAAATGACCTGTTGAAACTTGCTGTGATTGAAAGACACCATTACACTGGAAATGTGGGTCTAGGTATTGTTCATGGATTAAAGCTAAAACGTGGCGCAATAGCTACAACTATTGCACATGATTCACATAACATGATAGTTACAGGTACTTCAGATAAGGATATGCTTTTTGCCATAAAAAGTGTTGAAGAAATTGGTGGAGGATTGGTTGTTGTTTCGGAAGAAAAGGTCATCGCATCTTTACCATTACACATTGCAGGTTTAATAACAGATGATGATTACGAAATAGTTTATAAAAAACTTAATCATATTAATGATGCTTTAAGTGATATCGGTATTTCACAAGACTTTAATCCTTTTTTAACACTGTCTTTTCTGGCGTTACCTGTTATTCCAGCTCTGAAACTTACAGATATTGGATTGTTTAACGTAGATCAATTTAAACATATTAATTTGTTTGAGACTTGA
- a CDS encoding branched-chain amino acid aminotransferase, with the protein MTLTIDKVKELKEKPNPKQLGFGKYFTDHMFMMDYEREKGWFNPRIKPYEPLSLDPATMVFHYSQSVFEGLKAYRTEDDRVLLFRPEKNFERLNESNRRLSIPLVDNELILQYLKKLIEIEKEWIPKEEGTSLYIRPFIIPTDTNLRVAPANTYKLMIILSPVGSYYPEGIHPVSIYVEHEYTRAVKGGTGTAKTAGNYSAGYVAQEKAAQNGFAQVLWLDGMEKKYIEEVGSMNVFFRIDDEVVTPKLNGSILPGITRMSIIELLKSWGVPVKERLVSMEEIIEAYKNNRLKEAFGTGTAAVISPIGELNWHNEQYIINNKKTGELSKKLYETITSIQTGSMKDTFNWTEVVK; encoded by the coding sequence ATGACACTGACAATAGACAAAGTAAAAGAATTAAAGGAAAAACCAAATCCTAAACAGTTGGGATTTGGTAAATATTTCACAGACCATATGTTTATGATGGATTATGAAAGAGAGAAAGGCTGGTTTAACCCAAGAATTAAACCTTATGAACCATTATCTTTAGACCCTGCAACGATGGTTTTTCACTATAGCCAATCTGTTTTTGAAGGTTTAAAGGCTTATCGAACAGAAGATGATAGGGTGTTATTATTTAGGCCTGAAAAAAACTTTGAGCGTTTAAATGAGTCAAATAGACGATTAAGCATTCCTCTTGTTGATAATGAATTGATACTACAATACTTAAAAAAGCTAATCGAAATAGAAAAAGAATGGATTCCTAAAGAAGAAGGAACATCTTTATATATACGTCCATTTATTATACCGACAGATACTAATTTAAGGGTTGCTCCTGCGAATACATATAAACTAATGATTATCTTATCGCCAGTTGGATCTTATTATCCAGAAGGAATTCACCCTGTAAGTATTTATGTGGAACATGAGTATACAAGGGCTGTAAAGGGCGGTACAGGTACTGCTAAAACAGCAGGCAATTATTCCGCGGGCTATGTCGCCCAAGAAAAAGCCGCTCAAAATGGTTTTGCACAAGTTCTTTGGTTAGATGGTATGGAAAAAAAGTATATAGAAGAAGTCGGTAGTATGAATGTTTTTTTTAGAATTGATGATGAGGTGGTCACTCCTAAACTTAACGGGAGTATTTTACCTGGTATTACTAGAATGTCTATTATTGAGTTATTAAAATCTTGGGGAGTCCCAGTGAAGGAAAGACTTGTTTCAATGGAAGAAATTATTGAAGCATACAAAAATAACCGTCTTAAAGAAGCTTTCGGTACTGGAACTGCCGCAGTTATCTCGCCTATTGGTGAGTTAAACTGGCATAATGAACAATACATTATTAACAATAAAAAAACAGGGGAACTTTCTAAGAAGCTATATGAAACAATTACTAGTATCCAAACCGGTAGTATGAAAGATACCTTTAATTGGACTGAAGTAGTAAAATAA